Proteins from a genomic interval of Granulicella sp. L56:
- a CDS encoding type II toxin-antitoxin system RelE/ParE family toxin, producing MIRSFRHVGLEKFYKTGLKKGINAAHANKLNMQLTALNVAKAPADMNLPGYALHSLHRELLGHWSIKVNGNWRLTFKFEDEDVILLDYQDYH from the coding sequence GTGATCAGGTCATTCAGGCACGTTGGCCTTGAGAAGTTCTACAAAACCGGCTTGAAGAAGGGCATCAATGCAGCCCACGCGAATAAGCTGAACATGCAATTGACCGCTCTGAATGTCGCTAAGGCCCCCGCAGATATGAATCTTCCGGGTTACGCACTCCATTCACTTCATCGTGAATTGCTGGGTCACTGGTCGATCAAGGTCAATGGTAATTGGAGATTGACCTTCAAATTCGAAGACGAAGATGTAATCCTCCTCGATTATCAGGATTATCACTAA
- a CDS encoding TlyA family RNA methyltransferase, protein MADPSKTRAEKIRLDKLLVDQGHAASRERAQALILAGRVLVDEQRVDKPGTAVRAEVAIRLLGSDLKYVSRGGLKLEQALAHWQIALTGLACVDIGASTGGFTDCMLQSGASSVLAVDTGYGQIAQKLRDDPRVTLRERTNARLLTEGELLGNGAVPSFIAMDVSFISATLVLPAVLSALSTASQQWSGEAVILVKPQFEAGRANVGKGGIVRDPDARQQAVQRVRECVIEQRGSGIEVIDSPILGMEGNHEYLLHARFGKQ, encoded by the coding sequence ATGGCTGACCCGTCTAAAACGCGCGCTGAGAAGATACGTCTGGACAAGCTGCTCGTCGATCAGGGCCACGCCGCCTCGCGCGAGCGGGCGCAGGCGCTCATCCTCGCAGGCCGGGTGCTGGTGGATGAGCAACGCGTCGATAAGCCGGGAACTGCGGTTCGCGCCGAAGTTGCGATTCGGCTGCTGGGCTCGGACCTCAAATATGTCAGCCGCGGCGGACTGAAGCTGGAGCAGGCGCTGGCCCACTGGCAGATAGCGTTGACCGGCCTGGCCTGTGTCGATATCGGAGCCTCCACCGGAGGCTTTACCGACTGCATGTTGCAGAGCGGCGCCTCCAGCGTCCTCGCCGTCGATACCGGTTACGGCCAGATTGCCCAGAAGCTCCGCGACGATCCGCGCGTGACCCTGCGCGAGCGCACCAATGCCCGCCTGCTGACAGAAGGCGAACTGTTGGGCAACGGTGCAGTCCCGTCATTCATAGCCATGGACGTCTCCTTCATCTCGGCCACACTGGTTCTTCCCGCAGTGCTGTCTGCGCTCTCGACAGCATCGCAGCAATGGTCGGGCGAAGCTGTGATTCTGGTAAAGCCGCAGTTCGAGGCAGGCCGCGCCAATGTAGGCAAGGGCGGCATCGTCCGCGATCCCGACGCCCGCCAGCAGGCCGTGCAACGCGTTCGCGAGTGCGTCATCGAGCAACGCGGCAGCGGCATCGAGGTCATCGATTCGCCGATCTTAGGCATGGAAGGCAACCACGAGTACCTGCTCCACGCCCGCTTCGGCAAACAGTAA
- a CDS encoding anti-sigma factor domain-containing protein: MNTTGHIERDDLVLFAMQLLSQEEHAVAAAHITNCPECRHELAEVQGDLAVYAHSVEMQAPPASARERLMKQVAHEKKVISIDTASAAEPELPSRGFGGRSSLTEDDLPPRGFAGRVFPWLGWALAAGLAVTAGNFYMQRTALQGSIAEQKDQIAQLTTDAATAHEVMETMTDRNAMRVTLTKAQTAPVPQARATYVAEKGLLIFQANNMEPLQPAKVYELWLIPANGSNPIPAGTFQPDQRGYASIVMPPLPKGVEAKAFGVTIENEGGSQTPTLPIVMVGA, translated from the coding sequence ATGAACACAACCGGACACATTGAACGCGACGATCTGGTGCTGTTTGCCATGCAGCTTCTCTCGCAAGAGGAGCACGCTGTAGCCGCAGCGCATATCACGAACTGCCCCGAGTGCCGCCACGAACTGGCCGAGGTGCAGGGCGACCTGGCCGTCTATGCCCACAGCGTCGAGATGCAGGCCCCGCCTGCCAGCGCCCGAGAGCGACTGATGAAACAGGTGGCGCACGAGAAAAAAGTGATCTCCATTGATACCGCGAGTGCAGCGGAGCCGGAACTTCCTAGTCGCGGGTTCGGCGGTCGTAGCTCGCTTACCGAAGACGATCTGCCGCCGCGAGGATTTGCAGGCAGGGTCTTCCCCTGGCTGGGCTGGGCACTGGCCGCCGGACTGGCGGTGACTGCGGGCAACTTCTATATGCAGCGCACCGCCCTGCAGGGTTCCATCGCCGAGCAGAAGGACCAGATTGCGCAACTGACCACGGATGCCGCCACCGCGCACGAGGTGATGGAGACGATGACCGATCGCAATGCGATGCGGGTCACGCTGACCAAGGCTCAGACGGCTCCGGTGCCGCAGGCGCGGGCGACCTACGTGGCGGAGAAGGGCCTGCTGATCTTTCAGGCCAACAACATGGAGCCGTTACAGCCTGCGAAGGTCTATGAGCTGTGGCTGATTCCGGCCAATGGCAGCAATCCCATTCCTGCGGGCACCTTTCAGCCGGACCAGCGCGGCTATGCCAGCATTGTGATGCCGCCGCTGCCCAAGGGAGTCGAGGCGAAAGCATTCGGCGTGACGATTGAAAACGAGGGTGGTTCGCAGACGCCGACCTTGCCCATCGTTATGGTTGGTGCTTGA
- a CDS encoding alkaline phosphatase family protein has protein sequence MNSIRCSAAIALAGLLSLPIHAQQSGVARQKVVVISLDAFGAASLHEPELPAPTLHELMKMGAYAASMRPINPTVTWPNHTSMVTGDDASLHHVLVNGLIVDQRTQAPPEQDADAPKSQLVAVPTVYDAAHAAGLTTAEVDWVAIGDAKNIDWRFSERPHPNGPIERDLIAQGVLSEEQLAHFGKPSQAWRDRMYTRAAVDIIEKHHPDLMLLHLLALDSIEHETGFGNNSGRNTIAFLDDRVKEIVDAVRAAGDLDHTTFMVVSDHGQQSVHHEAHPNVLLAQAGLQGAAVANDTFCMPDGGFALVYQQHATAASRAKLKSLFTGKPGVLAALTPEEAAKQGWPTPEQSNQAPDLLLYAADGYAFDDGATGEYVTSTKEVGAHGYPNSDPLMQAIFIAAGPGILAKGEVPAFPNLDVAPTIARLLHISLPHVQGKPLTEILK, from the coding sequence ATGAATTCGATTCGATGCTCTGCTGCAATCGCTCTGGCTGGTCTTCTATCTCTTCCAATCCATGCACAACAATCTGGTGTGGCCCGTCAGAAGGTGGTCGTCATCAGCCTGGACGCGTTTGGAGCGGCCAGCCTGCATGAGCCTGAGCTGCCAGCGCCGACTCTGCATGAGTTGATGAAGATGGGGGCGTATGCCGCGTCGATGCGTCCCATCAACCCTACGGTCACCTGGCCGAACCATACCTCGATGGTCACGGGCGACGATGCCAGTTTGCATCATGTGCTGGTCAATGGGCTGATCGTCGACCAGCGCACGCAGGCGCCGCCGGAGCAGGATGCGGATGCGCCTAAATCGCAGCTCGTGGCAGTGCCTACGGTCTACGATGCGGCGCACGCGGCGGGATTGACCACGGCGGAGGTGGACTGGGTAGCGATTGGCGATGCGAAGAACATCGACTGGCGCTTCTCTGAGCGGCCTCATCCGAATGGGCCTATCGAGCGCGATCTGATTGCGCAGGGTGTGCTGAGCGAGGAGCAGCTTGCTCACTTCGGCAAGCCCTCGCAGGCGTGGCGCGACCGCATGTATACGCGAGCTGCCGTCGATATTATCGAAAAACACCACCCCGACCTGATGCTGCTGCATCTGCTAGCACTGGACAGCATCGAGCATGAGACCGGCTTTGGCAATAACTCGGGACGCAACACGATTGCCTTTCTCGACGACCGGGTGAAGGAGATCGTGGATGCGGTGCGGGCGGCGGGCGATCTCGACCACACCACCTTTATGGTTGTCTCCGACCATGGCCAGCAGAGCGTTCACCACGAAGCGCACCCGAACGTGCTGCTGGCACAGGCGGGGCTTCAGGGAGCGGCGGTGGCTAACGATACCTTCTGCATGCCGGACGGCGGCTTTGCGCTGGTCTATCAGCAGCACGCCACGGCGGCATCGCGGGCGAAGTTGAAATCACTGTTTACCGGCAAGCCCGGCGTGCTGGCCGCGTTGACTCCCGAGGAGGCGGCGAAGCAGGGCTGGCCTACACCGGAACAGAGCAATCAGGCTCCGGACCTGCTGCTTTATGCGGCGGATGGCTATGCGTTCGACGATGGGGCTACGGGGGAGTATGTGACATCCACCAAAGAGGTGGGGGCCCATGGATATCCCAATAGCGATCCTCTGATGCAGGCGATCTTCATTGCGGCGGGGCCGGGGATTCTGGCAAAGGGAGAGGTGCCTGCGTTTCCTAATCTCGATGTCGCCCCTACCATCGCGCGGCTCTTGCACATCTCGCTGCCTCATGTTCAGGGCAAGCCGCTGACTGAGATTCTGAAGTGA
- a CDS encoding ABC transporter permease encodes MFFRLLWESFRRQRRRKALAGIAILLGTTAVTAMLALATTIGDRIHKELAVYGANIVITPKAADLDVKIGGINIKPATGNAYLKASDLPKLKAIFWANNITGVSPELPITLTLANGQQLSATGLWFHHNLANGGSSMITGAPPLHPWWKLTGAWPSAENEAVAGAATGLHIGDIVQADNTPLRITGLVSTGDATDKRLLLPLETAQKLANLPDAVSRVDVSARTKPEDAFARKDPDTLSPQQHEIWYCRPYANSIAYQIREAIPGAQADQVRRVEQNEGNVLERISGLMWLISAAALLAAGFAVSAAMATAILERRAEIGLMRSLGASKGAIAFLFYSETGLLAVFAGTIGYLFGSGLAAWLGARIFAGDGAAAAGSVLNPVLLPVVVALALAVAIAGSTPSIRTSLKMDPSTILRADA; translated from the coding sequence ATGTTCTTCCGCCTCCTCTGGGAAAGCTTCCGCCGCCAGCGCCGCCGCAAGGCCCTCGCCGGAATCGCCATCCTACTCGGAACAACCGCCGTCACCGCCATGCTCGCGCTCGCCACCACCATCGGCGACCGCATCCATAAAGAGCTGGCCGTCTACGGAGCCAACATTGTCATCACTCCCAAAGCCGCCGACCTCGACGTAAAAATCGGTGGAATCAACATCAAGCCCGCCACCGGCAACGCCTATCTCAAAGCCAGCGATCTCCCCAAACTCAAAGCCATCTTCTGGGCCAACAACATCACCGGCGTCTCCCCCGAACTCCCCATCACGCTCACCCTCGCCAACGGACAGCAACTCTCCGCCACGGGCCTCTGGTTCCATCACAACCTCGCCAACGGCGGCAGCAGCATGATCACGGGAGCGCCGCCATTGCACCCATGGTGGAAGCTCACCGGAGCATGGCCCTCCGCAGAAAACGAAGCCGTTGCCGGAGCAGCAACCGGTCTGCACATCGGCGACATCGTTCAGGCCGACAACACACCTCTCCGCATCACCGGCCTCGTCTCCACCGGAGACGCCACCGACAAGCGCCTTCTCCTCCCCCTCGAAACCGCGCAGAAGTTAGCCAACCTCCCCGACGCCGTCTCCCGCGTAGACGTCTCCGCCCGCACCAAACCCGAAGACGCCTTCGCCCGCAAAGACCCCGACACGCTCTCGCCGCAGCAGCACGAGATCTGGTACTGCCGCCCCTACGCCAACTCCATCGCCTACCAGATTCGCGAAGCCATCCCCGGCGCACAGGCCGACCAAGTCCGCCGCGTCGAGCAGAACGAAGGCAACGTCCTCGAACGCATCAGCGGACTCATGTGGCTCATCAGCGCCGCCGCCCTACTCGCAGCCGGGTTCGCCGTCTCTGCGGCTATGGCCACCGCCATCCTCGAGCGCCGCGCCGAGATCGGTCTCATGCGCTCCCTCGGAGCCAGCAAAGGCGCTATCGCCTTCCTCTTCTACTCCGAGACCGGCCTGCTGGCCGTCTTCGCCGGAACCATCGGCTACCTCTTCGGCTCCGGCCTCGCCGCATGGCTGGGAGCCCGCATCTTCGCAGGCGACGGCGCAGCCGCAGCCGGCTCCGTCCTCAACCCCGTCCTGCTTCCTGTAGTCGTAGCTCTCGCCCTCGCCGTAGCCATCGCCGGAAGCACCCCGTCCATCCGCACCTCTCTCAAGATGGATCCCTCCACCATCCTCAGGGCGGACGCATGA
- a CDS encoding Fe-S-containing protein, with the protein MLQAFIITLREGVEAALIVGIVFAYLSKIGRNELKRIVFWALGAAVVASIGVAIVVAHLNFNSDIIEGWVMLAAAVFVVSMIWFMHKTARSMKGEIESRVAKFTGGEDGPSRIGLFLFVFLLVLREGVETVLILSAVTLNSTELLSFTGTLLGIAVAVVFGVLFIRGSVKINLQRFFRVTTVILYFVAFQLIVSGLHELSENGVLPSSTTEMRLIGPIVRNDLFFFVTMLALAGLMMLLEYKRRTSVELPATATPADKRRADWTQRREKMWMTAVVVTSFVFIFLSTAEFIYAKSTTALSPTTSVTLVGSQAIVPTSQITDDQLHRYGVHVDDGKGGSTEVRFLLYKKPDGNIVSVADACHICGPVGFYISSQGITCKMCASPLVPQSMGQPGGCNPIPLQSTIGGGEVVIQAADLRALAPVFER; encoded by the coding sequence ATGTTGCAGGCATTTATCATCACCCTCCGCGAGGGGGTCGAAGCAGCGCTGATCGTGGGCATCGTCTTCGCCTACCTCTCCAAGATCGGCCGCAACGAGCTGAAGCGCATCGTCTTCTGGGCACTCGGAGCCGCCGTCGTCGCCAGCATCGGCGTCGCCATCGTCGTCGCCCACCTCAACTTCAACTCCGACATCATCGAAGGCTGGGTCATGCTCGCGGCTGCTGTCTTTGTGGTGAGCATGATCTGGTTCATGCACAAGACCGCCCGCTCCATGAAGGGCGAGATCGAATCCAGGGTCGCCAAGTTCACCGGCGGCGAAGACGGCCCCTCCCGCATCGGCCTCTTCCTCTTCGTCTTCCTGCTCGTCCTCCGCGAAGGCGTCGAGACCGTCCTCATCCTCTCGGCCGTCACTCTCAACTCGACCGAGCTACTCAGCTTCACCGGCACTCTCCTCGGCATCGCGGTAGCCGTCGTCTTCGGTGTCCTCTTCATCCGCGGCAGCGTCAAGATCAACCTCCAGCGATTCTTCCGCGTCACCACCGTCATCCTCTACTTCGTAGCATTCCAGCTCATCGTCAGCGGACTGCACGAGCTCAGCGAAAACGGTGTCCTCCCTTCCAGCACCACCGAGATGCGCCTCATCGGCCCCATCGTCCGCAACGACCTCTTCTTCTTCGTCACCATGCTCGCCCTGGCCGGCCTGATGATGCTGCTCGAATACAAACGCCGCACCTCGGTTGAACTCCCTGCCACCGCCACTCCCGCCGACAAGCGTCGCGCCGACTGGACCCAGCGCCGCGAAAAGATGTGGATGACCGCCGTCGTCGTCACCAGCTTCGTCTTCATCTTCCTCTCCACCGCCGAGTTCATCTACGCCAAGAGCACCACCGCGCTCTCGCCCACCACCTCCGTCACTCTCGTCGGCAGCCAGGCCATCGTCCCCACCTCGCAGATCACCGACGACCAGCTCCACCGCTACGGCGTCCACGTCGACGACGGCAAAGGCGGCAGCACCGAAGTCCGCTTCCTCCTCTACAAAAAGCCCGACGGCAACATCGTCTCCGTAGCCGACGCCTGCCACATCTGCGGCCCGGTCGGCTTCTACATCAGCAGCCAGGGAATCACCTGCAAGATGTGCGCCTCCCCACTCGTGCCGCAATCGATGGGCCAGCCCGGAGGCTGTAATCCCATCCCGCTACAATCCACCATCGGCGGCGGCGAAGTAGTCATCCAAGCCGCAGATCTCCGCGCCCTGGCCCCGGTCTTCGAGCGATGA
- a CDS encoding PEP-CTERM sorting domain-containing protein, translating into MKKIAYLLPAICLATLTLSSMSAHADTLNLAPYVGQTVSMTVEPYASGENNGSFYVGLTQANFSQNGSPLGSLEAFCDDFNHEITVPATYNVTVQAVAGNTTLEQEAYYGTLFGSTPSGNTALDTDIQELIWDLSSPGQYGLNGEMTTLQTQMLANYQSANYSGSFYLNAGDGGQSFMTTGDPSPVPEPSTLALLGTGIFGLAGAARRKYLQA; encoded by the coding sequence ATGAAGAAAATTGCTTACTTGCTTCCAGCTATCTGTCTTGCAACGCTCACGCTGTCTTCCATGTCTGCACACGCAGATACGCTCAACCTTGCTCCGTACGTCGGACAAACCGTATCCATGACTGTCGAGCCATACGCGTCCGGAGAGAATAACGGTTCCTTCTATGTTGGCCTTACACAGGCCAACTTTAGCCAGAACGGATCGCCTCTTGGATCGCTTGAGGCATTCTGCGACGACTTCAATCACGAGATCACAGTTCCAGCCACCTATAACGTGACGGTCCAGGCCGTTGCCGGCAATACCACACTGGAGCAGGAAGCCTATTACGGCACGCTGTTCGGATCGACCCCGTCGGGCAATACGGCATTGGATACCGACATTCAGGAGCTGATCTGGGACCTCAGTTCTCCCGGACAGTATGGGCTCAACGGTGAGATGACGACTCTGCAGACGCAGATGCTGGCCAATTATCAGAGCGCCAATTACTCCGGCTCGTTCTATCTGAATGCGGGCGATGGCGGACAATCGTTTATGACGACAGGAGATCCCAGCCCAGTGCCTGAGCCATCCACGCTTGCACTGCTTGGTACCGGCATCTTCGGATTGGCTGGTGCTGCACGTCGCAAGTATTTGCAGGCGTAG
- a CDS encoding ABC transporter ATP-binding protein has translation MPESLSPIESETRPDCAVISLTGVTREYAGRAGAVRALDHAAFSIVAGEWVAITGPSGSGKSTLVNLIGCLDRPTSGELRIDGVNVATMSATELDRFRADKIGFIFQQFHLIPYLSALENVMLAQYFHSMTDESEARAALARVGLAARAEHLPSELSGGEQQRVCIARALINNPPILLADEPTGNLDAANQTIVAELLQDLHRNGHTIVMVTHDPEMAALAQRKIALSHGKVFCHPVGGQVVTLKR, from the coding sequence ATGCCCGAAAGCCTAAGCCCCATCGAAAGCGAAACCCGTCCCGACTGCGCCGTCATCTCCCTTACCGGAGTCACACGCGAGTATGCCGGCCGCGCCGGAGCCGTGCGCGCGCTCGATCACGCGGCCTTCAGCATCGTCGCCGGCGAGTGGGTCGCCATCACCGGCCCCTCAGGCTCGGGAAAATCCACGCTGGTCAATCTCATCGGCTGCCTCGACCGCCCCACCTCGGGGGAGCTGCGCATCGACGGCGTCAACGTAGCCACGATGTCTGCAACGGAACTCGACCGCTTCCGCGCCGACAAGATCGGCTTCATCTTCCAGCAGTTCCACCTGATTCCCTACCTGTCGGCGCTTGAGAATGTGATGCTGGCGCAGTACTTCCACTCCATGACCGACGAGTCCGAAGCCCGCGCTGCGCTTGCTCGTGTCGGTCTCGCCGCGCGGGCAGAGCATCTTCCCAGCGAGCTATCCGGCGGGGAACAGCAGCGTGTCTGCATCGCGCGGGCGCTAATTAATAACCCGCCGATTCTGCTTGCAGATGAGCCTACGGGAAATCTGGATGCGGCCAATCAGACGATTGTTGCGGAGCTTTTGCAGGATCTGCATCGCAATGGCCACACGATTGTCATGGTGACGCACGATCCTGAGATGGCGGCGCTTGCGCAGCGCAAGATTGCCCTGAGTCATGGCAAGGTCTTCTGCCACCCCGTCGGCGGCCAAGTCGTCACTTTGAAGCGCTAG
- a CDS encoding sigma-70 family RNA polymerase sigma factor produces MYRETGIVNTPPLSTQDDAALLALIQRGDEYAMASLFDRYSKVVYSVALRVLRDPAAAEDVLQEVFMQIWRSPDSFVATRGSLGGWLAVVSRNRSIDTLRRKRPTECVDDIALASNYNLANEAERELMVEKARGVIQLLPMEQRKTLEMAFFDGLTHSEIAEMTGDPLGTVKTRIRSGLSTLRKAFTA; encoded by the coding sequence ATGTATAGAGAGACGGGCATCGTCAATACACCGCCACTATCCACACAGGATGATGCCGCCCTGCTTGCGCTGATACAGCGGGGCGACGAATATGCGATGGCATCGCTGTTCGACCGCTACTCGAAGGTGGTCTACTCCGTTGCGTTGCGCGTGCTTCGCGACCCGGCGGCGGCGGAGGATGTCTTACAGGAAGTGTTCATGCAGATCTGGCGCAGTCCCGATAGTTTTGTCGCAACCCGCGGAAGTCTTGGCGGCTGGCTCGCGGTAGTATCCCGCAACCGGTCGATCGACACCCTGCGCCGGAAGCGCCCCACGGAATGTGTCGATGATATTGCGCTCGCGTCTAACTACAATCTAGCCAATGAGGCAGAACGGGAGTTGATGGTCGAGAAGGCGCGCGGCGTCATCCAGTTGCTTCCGATGGAGCAGCGCAAGACCCTGGAGATGGCTTTTTTTGATGGACTGACGCACTCTGAGATCGCAGAAATGACGGGCGATCCGCTGGGAACGGTAAAGACAAGGATTCGCAGCGGGCTCTCTACGTTGAGAAAGGCATTCACGGCATGA
- a CDS encoding HAD family phosphatase, protein MGISLVEGTFAGLIFDCDGTLVDTSPAHLAALQVGLDAYGLTVAKEWYYPRGGLTPDALMDDYEALLGRTVPREDILARHKAAFQAELQGLQEVTVIAEVAREWHGRVPMAVASNGRRENVEASLTVTKLLPLFDYVVTSEDVERGKPEPDVFLEAARRMGVAAADCIVFEDTDEGLEGARRAGMRSVDIREYFLPER, encoded by the coding sequence ATGGGGATTTCTTTGGTTGAGGGCACGTTTGCGGGTCTGATCTTCGATTGCGATGGGACGCTGGTGGATACGTCTCCGGCACATTTAGCGGCGCTGCAGGTAGGGCTGGATGCGTATGGTTTGACGGTGGCGAAGGAGTGGTATTACCCGAGGGGCGGCCTTACGCCGGATGCGCTGATGGACGATTATGAGGCGCTACTTGGCAGAACGGTGCCGCGCGAGGACATCCTTGCACGGCATAAAGCGGCGTTTCAGGCGGAGTTGCAGGGGTTGCAGGAGGTCACGGTAATTGCGGAGGTCGCGCGTGAATGGCATGGACGGGTGCCGATGGCTGTTGCCTCGAATGGGCGCAGGGAGAATGTCGAAGCCAGCCTGACGGTGACGAAGCTGCTGCCGTTGTTCGACTATGTCGTGACATCCGAGGATGTGGAGCGGGGAAAGCCTGAGCCGGATGTGTTTTTGGAGGCTGCGCGGCGGATGGGAGTTGCGGCTGCGGATTGCATCGTGTTTGAAGATACCGATGAGGGGCTGGAGGGCGCTCGCAGGGCGGGGATGCGGAGTGTTGATATTCGCGAATACTTTTTGCCGGAGCGATAG
- a CDS encoding HigA family addiction module antitoxin, giving the protein MHNPAHPGKVLKDALEAIPMTVTEFAAHIGVARVTLSRVLNERAGVSAEMSIKLSEAFGQESPDFWFRMQNAHDFWIASKGKRKKISPLKLAA; this is encoded by the coding sequence ATGCATAACCCAGCACACCCAGGAAAGGTCCTCAAAGATGCACTCGAGGCCATCCCCATGACCGTAACCGAATTCGCCGCGCACATCGGTGTGGCGCGTGTCACCCTGTCCCGCGTACTCAATGAAAGGGCCGGTGTCTCGGCTGAGATGTCGATCAAGCTAAGTGAGGCGTTCGGGCAGGAGTCTCCAGACTTCTGGTTTCGCATGCAGAATGCCCATGATTTCTGGATCGCATCAAAGGGAAAACGGAAGAAGATAAGTCCACTCAAGCTGGCGGCGTGA
- a CDS encoding NAD(+)/NADH kinase: MPLAAIISKPQKPELAGILRELVSWLESHSYQYVLDPDSAAYLAGAVGIERPELPKHKPDLVIVLGGDGTLLAAARAFARTVTPILSVNLGSLGFLTEIPLADLYVTLQDWCDHRADVEVRSMMHAELRREGKLLHQWDALNDVVVSKGTIARMADFLVEIDEQLVAKFRADGIIVATPTGSTAYNLAANGPIVMPNVNAMLVTPICPHLLTLRPIVVPGDSSVSIHIEGVPNQTYLTVDGQEAVELMLGDNVYCCRSQYSVRLLRHTPNGVFNVLRSKLKWGER; this comes from the coding sequence ATGCCTCTTGCTGCCATTATCTCCAAGCCTCAGAAGCCGGAACTCGCCGGAATTTTGCGCGAGCTGGTGAGCTGGCTCGAAAGCCACAGCTATCAGTACGTTCTCGATCCGGATAGTGCGGCATATTTGGCGGGCGCTGTAGGCATTGAGCGGCCAGAGTTGCCGAAGCACAAGCCCGATCTGGTCATCGTGCTGGGTGGCGATGGCACTTTGTTGGCAGCGGCACGCGCCTTTGCGCGAACGGTGACGCCGATCCTTTCCGTAAATCTCGGTTCACTGGGATTTCTGACGGAGATTCCGCTGGCGGACCTTTATGTCACGCTTCAGGACTGGTGTGATCACCGCGCCGATGTTGAGGTTCGCAGCATGATGCACGCCGAGCTGCGACGCGAGGGAAAGCTGCTGCATCAGTGGGATGCCCTGAACGATGTCGTTGTTTCTAAAGGAACAATAGCTCGTATGGCCGACTTCCTGGTCGAGATTGACGAGCAGCTCGTGGCCAAATTCCGGGCGGATGGGATTATCGTTGCAACTCCAACAGGATCAACGGCTTACAATCTCGCAGCCAATGGGCCGATTGTGATGCCCAACGTGAATGCCATGCTGGTGACGCCGATCTGTCCGCATCTGCTGACGCTGCGACCTATAGTAGTACCTGGAGATTCCTCTGTAAGTATTCATATTGAAGGGGTTCCTAACCAGACCTATCTCACCGTCGACGGGCAGGAGGCGGTAGAGCTGATGTTGGGAGACAACGTCTACTGTTGCCGTTCGCAGTACAGCGTACGTCTGTTGCGGCATACGCCGAACGGAGTCTTCAATGTGCTGCGCTCGAAGTTGAAGTGGGGCGAGCGCTAG
- a CDS encoding ABC transporter permease gives MKRLTFPSILRRSLTHRRARSLSALVALTVSAAVATALLTLYADLNAKLHKEFRNFGANVVVTASASSPLPPNALAEIQKAAGPDALIAPFAYAVATTDRGTSVVVAGTDFPAVQRLDAWWDLAHWPTAPDAALLGDRAANFIADEHAVKLTYANKAITLTGAGRIKTGGDEDSRIYIPLPAFTQWTSIGPTVIELQIPGGAAAVEAALNRLRAQFPTLQIQPVRQLVEGESRIVDRTHSLMYGSVLLIALTVAVSVLATLSASVLERRRDFALMKALGGSQTQLMSLFLLEALVLALAGVVLGYITGSAAAWAISQANFHTATLPRLSVLPLVLLLNIAIAAFAALFPVRVLRGLQPAALLKGE, from the coding sequence ATGAAGCGCCTCACCTTCCCCAGCATCCTCCGCCGCTCGTTGACCCACCGCCGCGCACGCAGCCTCTCCGCGCTGGTAGCACTCACCGTCTCCGCCGCCGTTGCCACTGCGCTGCTCACTCTCTACGCCGACCTCAACGCCAAACTCCACAAAGAGTTTCGCAACTTCGGAGCCAACGTAGTCGTCACCGCCTCTGCCTCATCCCCACTCCCACCCAATGCACTCGCAGAAATCCAAAAAGCCGCAGGCCCCGACGCCCTCATTGCCCCCTTCGCCTACGCCGTAGCCACCACCGACCGCGGAACCTCCGTCGTCGTAGCAGGAACCGACTTCCCCGCCGTTCAGCGCCTCGACGCATGGTGGGACCTCGCCCACTGGCCCACCGCACCTGACGCCGCCCTGCTCGGTGACCGCGCCGCCAACTTCATCGCCGACGAGCACGCCGTCAAGCTCACCTACGCCAACAAAGCCATCACGCTCACCGGAGCAGGCCGCATCAAGACCGGTGGCGACGAAGACAGCCGCATTTACATCCCGCTGCCCGCCTTCACCCAATGGACAAGCATCGGCCCAACCGTCATCGAGCTGCAAATCCCCGGCGGGGCCGCCGCCGTCGAAGCCGCACTCAACCGCCTCCGCGCCCAGTTCCCCACTTTACAAATTCAACCGGTCCGCCAGCTCGTCGAAGGCGAATCCCGCATCGTCGATCGCACCCACTCGCTCATGTACGGCTCGGTGCTGCTCATCGCACTTACTGTCGCCGTCAGCGTGCTCGCTACCCTCTCCGCCTCGGTCCTCGAACGCCGCCGCGACTTCGCATTGATGAAAGCCCTCGGCGGCTCGCAGACACAGCTCATGTCCCTGTTCCTGCTCGAAGCCCTCGTCCTCGCGCTGGCGGGAGTCGTCCTCGGCTACATCACAGGCTCCGCCGCCGCATGGGCCATCAGCCAAGCCAACTTCCACACCGCCACACTGCCGCGCCTCTCCGTCCTGCCGCTGGTGCTTCTGCTCAACATCGCCATCGCCGCCTTCGCCGCCCTCTTCCCCGTCCGCGTCCTGCGGGGCCTCCAACCAGCAGCCTTGCTCAAGGGTGAATGA